ATCGGAACGGGCCCGACAGACTTATCGCAAAGTCTTGGAGGAGATTAATCCGCATAGCCGAGAGGTGCGATACCACCTTGTGCAGTTGGACATTGAGCAGAAGGCCTATGACTCCGCGTTAGCCATGATCAACCAAATCTTGGCAGATGATCCGGATGACATTGAAGCCCGTCTGCGAAAAGGTTTAATCTATTCTGAAATAAAGGAATTCGACAAGGCGATTGGTGAGTTGCAGGCGGTTACAGCCGTACGTCCCGATGAGTTGAAAGTGCGTGATTACCTAGCCTATCTTTACGAAGAAACCAGGGACTATAAAATGGCCATTCAGGAATATCGGGCGATATTGGAAATAGATCCCAATTATGTTGAGGCTCATCTCCATTTGGGCAACCTTCTCAATCGTATGAATAACACAAGCGAGGCCATTGACCATCTGACACGAGCTATTGCCATCGATCCGAAACGCACGGAGTCCTATCTGTTTCTAGGATTGACCTATTATCAGGCGGGAAATTATGAAAAAGCAATGGAAGTCTTTAAACAGGGAATTGCCCAAGATCCGAACAACCCTGAGCTCTACTTTAACATTGGTGCCGTTTTTGACAAAATGAACCGTTTTAATGATCTTGTCGCAGCCATGGAAGAGGCGATCCATTTAGACCCCAAACATGCCAATGCGTTGAACTACTTGGGTTATACTTATGCGGATCGGGGAATAAAGCTGCAGGAGGCGCTTGATCTTATCAATCGTGCACTGACGGTTAAGCCGGATGATGGTTACTTTATCGATAGTCTGGGATGGACTTATTATAAAATGGGGAGAATCGACGAAGCCCTGATCCAGCTGAACCGCGCCGTGGTACTGGTTCCGGACGATGCCGTTATTCAAGAACATCTGGGCGATATCTATTTAAAAAAATCATTGCCACGGGAGGCGAAAGAGGCTTGGTTAAAATCCCTTGAACTCGATCCCGATAATAGTAAATTAGCAGAGCGCTATAAATCGGCTGGTTTCGGTGATCCGGCAAAAGAAGAACGGATACAAAAAGCACGCCTTCGAGATTCAACAACCATTCCTTTGAAAAACGGTCGAGAGTTGACCACAGAACAATCGCAATCCATAGTCCACTAAATAAACCTAAATTAAAAAGTGAACGGATTCCAGCTCCGGATGGAACTGCCGAAATTTGTCATGTTGGTTCCAAAGATTGACCGCTCTGTTCATAACGGCTCGATCATAACTAAGGACAGGATGTTTTTAATACATTGATTTTGCAGTTGTTTCAAGCTTTAAATTTTTATTATATTCCTGGCATGATTGCTGCAAATTAGCTATGCAGGGCAATAAAACGTTA
The nucleotide sequence above comes from Nitrospiria bacterium. Encoded proteins:
- a CDS encoding tetratricopeptide repeat protein, translated to MDNDDELALKEYLAALQYDHQSVLLLTSTASLLMRRGDIAGATTYIQSALRLEPDNINSLMFLAGLYSSRGQYQQAIQVYDGVIKLDPTQTEAYLTEGTLYANQEQFDRAVSAIKKGIETDPSSPLGYYYLGRVISDQKKYSEAVLAFEKAISLAPTFESAYLGLGAAYEAQGESERARQTYRKVLEEINPHSREVRYHLVQLDIEQKAYDSALAMINQILADDPDDIEARLRKGLIYSEIKEFDKAIGELQAVTAVRPDELKVRDYLAYLYEETRDYKMAIQEYRAILEIDPNYVEAHLHLGNLLNRMNNTSEAIDHLTRAIAIDPKRTESYLFLGLTYYQAGNYEKAMEVFKQGIAQDPNNPELYFNIGAVFDKMNRFNDLVAAMEEAIHLDPKHANALNYLGYTYADRGIKLQEALDLINRALTVKPDDGYFIDSLGWTYYKMGRIDEALIQLNRAVVLVPDDAVIQEHLGDIYLKKSLPREAKEAWLKSLELDPDNSKLAERYKSAGFGDPAKEERIQKARLRDSTTIPLKNGRELTTEQSQSIVH